The window TCTTGGAAGAGATGATCTGGTTATCAAAGGTAACCAAGTGTGTGTTATTTAATCTTACCCTTATCTGGTGTTATTGTTTTGAATGTTTAGAGCTTGTTATGCTAATGGTCATGGTGCTCCAGGACTTTGAGTCAGAGAGGAAATGGAAACTTGCTCAGGCAAAGAAAGTTGCAATGAAAGCCAGCAAGGGCATTCTGGATCAAGCGACAAGAGGGGAGAAGAGAGTAAAGGTCTAGTTTTATACATTGTTTGTAAAGTTATTATACCGCTTCAATGTCTTATGCTTAGACATTGATTTAGTTTTGCATTAATTTACTGATGGTGACACTATCTTTAATTTTGCCGTCGTGCAATATTTTGTGATGCCAAGTTATAAACTCGTTCAGGAAGAGGAACAGAGGTTGAGAAAAGTAGCGCTGAATATTTCGAAGGATGTTAAGAAATTCTGGATAAAAATAGAGAAGCTGGCAAGTCATTATTTCTTGTACATTATTGCATTTTCTTTGGTTATCTCCAACTTCAAGCTCCAGTAATGGGAGATTCTTCTTATTATGGTTGATTCAGGTGGCATACAAGCATCAGCTAGAGCTAGatgagaagaagaaaaaagcTCTTGATAAGCAGCTTGAATTTCTTCTAGGGCAAACAGAGAGGTAAAGCATGCTTCTGACAACATTTTGGTGTCTTCCTTGTGAAGCTATTTTCTGTATCTAAAATTTGTCACATATTTCTGTCTTTAGAAAGAGCTGGTATATGCAGATTCACATTAATTATTTTTCCTGCTTAAATACTAAGTTCACCCTTGTTATTTGACATCTGAAATGACTACAATACCATGCAAATTGTTCAGGTACTCGACGATGCTAGCAGAGAACCTTGTGAACTCGCCAACTCCTTGCAAACCACCTCACCTTTGTACTGTTCGAGAGAAACCAGATATTCCATGGAAAGGAGATGATATTGATAGAACAAAATCTGAATCAGATGCTGGTGAGTGGTGATTTTTGGTCAATTGatatttctttttgaaatctCATATGTTTGTGTAATCGCGTCTGTTTCTCAATCAAACTGATAATGCTAGGATCCCAGTCAAATGCCCCTGGTTTAGATGAGGACTATGACGTACTATCTGAAGATGAATCAGTAAGTTGTACTGCTTTTCTAAGTTAACTTGTATATGTGCTTTGAATTCTTGTCCATGTGGTACTCTGGGATTTTAGTTCCCTGAAAATTGTGGCATCCATCCTCTGTGCGTTTTTTTTCACTTGAATTAAGTTTTCCTCTTGATTTATTCTGGTTTCTATGGTACTCAGATCAGCAGTTAACTGGTCTCTTGCTTTTTTCCTTTTCAGTTTCAATGCTTAGAAAAAAATGCACCTAGGCTTCAACTTGAGTAAATTTGGGATACTTCTCACTGGGTATCATGTGCACCATAGTTCAGTATTTTCTTGTATTGCTTTTATTGTTGTGACAGTGCTGCATTTATGGCTTCTGTTGCATGTGAATTTCATTACATGCAGATACACACCATCTTGACCATGTAATGATGTGTGTCTTAAATGGATGATTTTGTGTTCGGAGTGTATTTGTGACAAACTGCATACTGTGACCTCATCTAATACCTTGATTTTGTGATGAAACCTTGTAtgtttaggattttatttttacttgcataAGTTCCCCTTTCGAATTTAGGTAGATGATGAACATACTATTGAGGAAGACGAAGCTCTGATCACCAACGAAGAGAGGGAAGAGGAGCTGGCAGCTTTGAGAAGTGAAATTGATATGCCTCTTGAAGAGATACTCAAACGTTATATTGCTCAAGAAGGTGCCACGTTTTTTTGGTCATTGTTGCAAATCTATGGCTCTAAGAATTTGTTACGTGCAATAGTCCATAAAATGAATTGTTGTCATTCTTAGCTATTTAAATAGATATCCAAGCTCTCATTTTTATTAATTGACGATGATGATTGCTGATAATGATGATTGataaatattgtttagttaTGTATCTTCTAGTTCTTAGGGATGAGTGGGGTGGTCGTGTCTTTGAAGAAAGGAACTTATGTTTGCCTTCAAATCTGTGGGAATAAATCACTTTAAGGTTACGATGAATACTTTACTCGAAATGGCGTGATTGCCTTGATTCTTATACAAGATACACGGATGAATGGATTGACACGGATGAATGGATTGATAAGTTCTTTTTGCTTTAAATTGGAGTCTCCCCCTTAATTGTGTTTTACAAAATTGTCGGATTTGCATCATTTGGTGCAGGAATGCTATATTAGAGGATCCCACTGATAGGGCTTCTTATTTCTCTTGTTGTAAACCATGCCATGCACATTTATAGCACACCAAAGTGGACGAGGTTGAAATGATGATGTCCTATTTTTTTCAGGGGATTACATGGAAAGTCCTTGCCCTTTTTACTATAAGAGAAGATGAGTCCTTGTCCTATCTTGTTGTAAAACAGTTGTCATGCACATTTCTAACACACAATGTGAACAAGGTCGGCGATATAGGTGTCCTATTTTCTTCCAGGAGACTACAGAAAATGTTCTTGCCCTCTCATTTGTTTGATTAGAGAGGATAGATCCTCGTCCTCTCATAATGTGTATTTCATCTATGTACCAGTAAAAAAgtctaaaattaatatttgttgcCACGGTTTCGTAAGCCTGCTGAAATTTGGATGTGGATGTATATATTGATTGTTTCTCTATCTGCTATGTTTGTATGGTTACATTTTGTTGATTATTCATTTGATTGTTTCTCAGCTAGCCAAGAAAAGAGTCCTGACAAAATTGATAATGCACCTGGAGCAACCGACATGAGCAATTTCAACAGTATGCATGTTTAATAGCTGTTCGCTGTGTATTTAACTTCTTGTTCAGTTATCTCATGTTTTGTCCAATTTTAATCAGGTAAAGAAGATATGGAATGTGACGCTGAGTTAGAGAGAACTGGCTCGCCAGTGAGGCATGGTTGTCGTTGTGTAAGTTGTATGTGTTTATGTATTCGGTCACAAATTGTTATGTGAGCCCAATACTTAGCCTAACACTCCTTGATCGACTTATGCAGGTCAAAAGTAACGGTGTCTTGTCTACGTCCGAAAACCATTACTCAGATGTCGAGACATACAAAAGGAGAAATTCTTTGAAGAAACTTCTCAAGTCAGAGAAAAAGCCGCTGTTGCAGAATTttaatgatgatcatgtaagaATATGTACTGAGAAGTTGCATTTATGTTAACCTTAAATAAGCGCAGCAAGGCACCCTGGTGTGACCCGTACAAATCATGAGGCTTGATGAGTTATAATTCTCTAGAATCTAGATTTTCAAAGGAATTCCCATGAAAAAAGATGTTTGAATTTCTCTTTCTTAGGGATTTTGACTGATGCATGCTTAGAAGCACTTCCTGAGCTTTTATGACCTGTGGTTCATTGAAGTGCCTCGTTTTGGCACACAGATGGTTCACTTTTAACAAATGTGCTTGAGAATGTTTTTTGTGGTTAATATTGGGGATTTGTTCTTAGCATCTTTAATGCTTATAGCTGATTTGTCCGACCATTGGCCATTAGAACATGATTGGCTTTAAGGTGTCATATCCCAAGTAGTTTTAATTAGCACCACAAGTGATGTAAGGTCAATctgaaaaaatctaaaaattgtTACTTGATTTGGAATGATGCCCCTTGCCTTAGAGTGGCAGTGTAGTTTTGTTTTATTGAATCTTGTTACACAGTTATTTTGCTTATATATCTCATACTGGAATCACCCTTTGAGATTTGTATATAAAGTATGGCCATGCATAGCTGTTTAATGTTCTCATCTACTCATGTgattgtaaatttttaattttggtaaATTCCCATGATTATttacttcaatttttttaataggaTGACCATGATTTTGTACTTTCATCCGGAGAAGAAAAGGAGAACGACATGGTATGTATATTATCTTAATGATGGTTAAAGGTTTCATTTGCTGCATGTCCTAGCACTTCCATTTCTTATGCAATGATATCTAGAATTTTTATGTTGCTAAATGACGGTCCTGTAAGCGAGATCTGAACCTGAACCATACTATTCTTTAGCCATCAAACACATTTACCGACTATTGTTTCTCCATTCCTTCTCTAGCTCCAAGTATTCCTTTTCAAGAAGTACCCTTGCCATTACTTGAAAGAAGTTGGCACTTTATTTGGGAGTAGCCTGGAATGTTTCAAAATTGTGATTGAAATGTTCTCTCTTCTCTATTGATGCCTACCTCGACTTTCAGGATGATGAAACAACTCTCTTGGAGGAGGAAGAATTAGCAAATGCAGAATCAGACAATACTGGCAACGAGGTGAAAACCATGAAATCATGTATCTGGAGCCTCTATGCTCCCTAGTTTTTGatactattttatttatagCGTTAAAGTTTGGGTAATTATAATTGCACATACATGTGCTGCACGATCTTGATTTGATTTATGGAATAATCACACTTTTCCAGATTGCACTTCTGCATAAGGAAAGTGAAGTTCCTGTGGAGGAGCTGATTGCAAGGTATAAAAAGGTACGTTGATCTGGGCTTCATTTTTTCTGTAATTGTGCACATGAGATATTGATTCTCCTGTTTCCATTCAGGGTTGTAACTCTGGTGAAGATGCAGGAGTTGACTCTGATGAAGATGTAGGAGTTGACTCTGATGAAGATGCAGGAGTTGACTCCGAGTCCTCACATGTTTTTGGTTCTGAGGAGTTTCTGGATTCATCAGCACATGGATGCTCTGAACTTAAGCAAACTGGTGATGAATCTACTAGCTTGGAGCGTGAGATATGCCCTCGTCTGCAAGATGACGAGGCTGAACTTATGGGAAAATCTGGAGAGGATATTCAAAGTGAAGATATAATTGCAGATGCAGCAGCGGCAGCCAGGTCAGCACAACCGACGGGTAACACATTCTCAACAACAAAAGTGCGTACAAAGTTTCCTTTCCTTGTCAAGTATCCATTGCGGGAGTATCAACATATTGGCTTGGATTGGCTTGTGACCATGTATGAAAAGAGATTGAATGGAATTCTTGCCGATGAGATGGGTTTGGGGAAGACAATTATGACAATAGCATTGCTTGCTCACTTAGCTTGTGAAAAAGGAATATGGGGCCCACATCTAATTGTTGTCCCTACTAGTGTCATGCTCAATTGGGAAACAGAGTTTCTTAAATGGTGTCCTGCTTTCAAAATATTGACGTACTTTGGAAGTGCTAAAGAGCGGAGAATTAAGAGACAAGGATGGATGAAACCTAATTATTTTCATGTTTGCATAACCACTTACAGGCTTGTCATACAGGACTCGAAAGTTTTCAAGAGGAAGAAATGGAAATACCTTATTCTGGATGAAGCTCATTTGATAAAGAATTGGAAGTCACAAAGGTGGCAAACACTTCTTAATTTTAACTCAAAAAGGCGTATTCTTTTAACAGGTACACCATTACAGAATGATCTAATGGAACTCTGGTCTCTTATGCATTTCTTGATGCCACATATTTTTCAATCTCACCAAGAATTTAAGGACTGGTTCAGTAATCCTATATCTGGGATGGTAGAGGGACAAGAGAAGGTAAATAAAGAAGTAGTGGATCGGCTGCATAATGTTCTCCGTCCTTTTATTCTTCGTCGATTGAAAAGGGATGTCGAGAAGCAGCTTCCGATGAAACATGAACATGTTATTAGTTGTAGACTTTCGCGAAGACAGCGTAATTTATACGAGGATTTCATAGCTAGCTCTGAGACGCAAGCAACTCTATCTAGTGCTAATTTCTTTGGAATGATAAGTATTATTATGCAACTTCGTAAAGTCTGCAATCATCCTGATTTGTTTGAAGGCCGTCCCATTATTAGTTCATTTGATATGAGTGGTATTGATATGCAACTGAGCTCTTCGGTTTGCTCAATTCTCGCAACTTTTGCATGGTCACATGTTGATCTCCGAGGCTTGGGTTTTGTTTTCACACATTTGGATTTCATCATGACTTCTTGGGAGGGTGAAGAAATTCAAGCTATTGCTACTCCTTCAAGTTTAATTGAGCTTCGTGCAAACATTTTGGAAGGAACGTCAAGCTTAGCTAACCATAAAAAAAAGCTAACtgcaacaaatatttttatggagATCCAAAAGGCACTCTTGAATGAAAGATTGCGAGAACTAAACGAGAGAGCAGCATCTGTAGCATGGTGGAATGCTTTGAGGTGCAAGAAAAAACCAATATATGCTACTGACTTACGAGAGCTTGTTACTGTGAAGCACCCAGTCCGTGATATTCATAGTCAGAAATACAATCCTTTTTCTTGTCTATATTCATCCAGAGTGGCTGACATGGTGCTTTCTCCAGCTGAAAGATTTACAAAGATGGTTGATCAAATTGAAAGTTTCATGTTTGCAATACCTGCTGCCCGTGCCCCTCCCCCCATTTGCTGGTGCAGTAATGGTGGATCAACTGTGTTTATAAAGCAAAATTACAGGGATAAATGTTCTGAAGGTCTTTTCCCGCTTCTGACCCCATTTCGACCTGCCATAGTTAGAAGGCAAGTCTATTTTCCTGATAGGAGACTTATTCAGTTCGACTGTGGTAAGCTGCAGGAGCTTGCAGCGCTCCTCAGAAAATTGAAATCAGAGGGTCACCGTGCGCTGATATTCACCCAAATGACAAAGATGCTTGACATTTTGGAGGCCTTCATTAACTTGTATGGTTACACTTACATGCGTCTTGATGGTTCCACTCCGCCTGAAGAGAGGCAAACACTTATGCAGCGGTTTAACACTAACACAaagatttttcttttcattttgtcGACACGCAGTGGTGGTGTTGGCATTAATCTAGTTGGGGCAGATACTGTTATCTTTTATGACAGTGACTGGAATCCAGCCATGGATCAACAGGCCCAAGATAGATGTCACAGGATAGGGCAGACACGTGAAGTCCACATCTATAGGCTAATCAGTGAGAGCACCATTGAAGAGAACATTCTGAAAAAGGCTAATCAGAAGCGTGCTCTTGACAATTTGGTTATACAAGGTGGAAGCTATAACACTGAATTTTTCAAGAAACTAGACCCAATGGAACTGTTTTCAGGCAACCAAACAATTCCAATAGAAGATGCACAAACAGATAAGACTGTCAATAATGGTGGAGAGATCAATTTATCTAGTGCAGATCTGGAGGCTGCTTTAAAAAATGTTGAAGATGAGGCTGACTATATGGCATTGAAgaaagttgaagaagaagaggcTGTGGATAATCAAGAATTCACAGAGGAAACCATTGGAAAACTGGAAGACGATGAACTAGTTAATGAAAATTACATAAAGCCAGATGATACTGCTGAGCATGCTGAGTTTAACACAAAATCAGATGAAGGTTTCATTATTAGAAGCCATCCACTCGAGGAGAGGCCTCTTGTTTTAACTGGTGAAGAAGATGATGTTGATATGCTGGGCGACGTCAAACAGATGGCTGCAGCTGCTGCTGCAGCAGGACAAGCAATCCTATCTTTTGAGGATCAGCTGCGCCCAATTGACCGGTATGCTGTACGTTTTCTAGAATTATGGGACCCAATTATAGATAAGGCAGCAGTGGAATCACATATTCAGATTGAGGAAACTGAATGGGAGTTGGAGCGCATTGAGAAGTTAAAGGATGATATGGAAGCCGAgattgatgatgatgaagagcCTTTAGTCTATGAAAGTATGAACGCCCTTGATTTGGTTTTTCATGTTTTGTTGAAAATATCTAATCTTCTTTAGTTGAATGCGTTGAGTGCTTAGTGTAGTACTTGTATGCAGTTAAGCGAAGAATTGttatttatttcacattttatttaaaatctgTTTTTTCAAGAGTTATACTCAAATAacgtaatattttttatcatctttttttCAGGATGGGATACTGATTTTGCAACAGAAGTATACAGGCAACAAGTAGAAGCTCTAGCTCAACATCAGGTTTGGCATGAACTTTAAACTtttataaagaaaatgattataTGTTTTCGTTGGACCATGTGTCTGTTTTCGGCGACCCTCTTGTTTAAATGACAGATACATCCCCAGCTTTGCATTTCTTTATTGCCGTTTTACTGATGTGATCTggtattaattatgtttcatagTTAATGGAAGATCTAAAACGGGAAGCTAAGGAGAAGGATGCTTTAGAATATAGAATTTCAGATTCTTTCAGGTACGTAGCCTTTCTACAACACATTTTATATTTTGCAGAGCAACGTTCTTGACATAGTTAATGCGATTTGACTTGTGGATATGTTTGGCTGGTAAATCTCTTCTCGCGGTGCCTGCTATTTTGCATATCAAGATACTTTTCTAGGTCAAtgcattaaataaaaattgcatTGAATTATTTGGGTTGAATCTTCGATTATGGAGAATTAGAAGTTTAAAATATGGAACAGGTTATCTTGACAATTAATAACATCCTGAAATTTTCCAGTCAATGCATTTGCTAATCTGGCTTGTAATAATATTGATGTTGTGGTAGATTTACTAGACATCTTACTGGGGTTCTCGTTGTAGAATGAAATTTTGTGTACTGTGAATAACATTTACGTCAATATAATATATCTCAGTTTGATTTAGGATCTTGCTTCCTAGATTACCTGCATGAAAATGATTACATTTAGTCATACTAGGATGAGATATTGCATGCATGTTACTTTGTTGACATGTAGAAATTTAGTTTTTCTCATTGGAGCAAATTATTATTTAAGATATTATCTCCTAGTAATTTTGATTCATACAATCTATATATTGCTCTTTTTGCATCAACTATTCTTTTTCTCAAAGCAGAAATGACGTAGCTCCTAAACCCAAGTCgaagaaaaataacaaaaaggcCAAGttcaaatctttgaagaaaGGGGCTCTAGTTTCTAAACCTGTATCTGTCAAGGCAGAGTCATCCACTGAACCAATGCCCATAGAtgattatttgatttatgaTGAGATGATCACATCATCTGATGCTTTATCTCCAAGCTCAACCCGTGAGAAGAAGCGTAAACCTGCATCAGATGATGACGAGCTGATGAGCAAAAAGAAGCCTAAAAAAGAAGACATGCTTCTTTATTCCAAATCTTCCAACAAGTACTATAACAATCATaaggatttgaaaattttggataatTGTGCAGTTGATCTTGAGACTAAGCAATTAAGTAGGGGCAAAACTCGGGGGAAACTATCTATTTCTGTTATGCCTCTGAAACGGGTTTTCATCATAAAGTCAGAAAAGTTAAAGAAAGGGAACATTTGGTCTAAGGATTTTCCTTCACCTGACCTTTGGTCAACACGTGAAGATGCTGTATTATGTGCTGCCGTTCATGAGTATGGCCCAAATTGGAACTTGGCTTGTGAAATATTGTATGGAATGACTGCTGGCGGTTCATATCGTGGCAGATTTCGCCATCCTGTCCATTGCTGTGAGAGATTTAGGGAACTAATTCAAAGATACGTTTTGTCTGTTGGTGATGCTACCAATACTGACAAAGCGGTTAGTATTGGTTGTGGGAAGGCTCTTCTTAGAGTAACCGAGGTATGTTTGCTTGAAGCAATTGTTCCTTAAGCTGCTGAATAGAAGACATACTTAGACAAACTGCAATGTCTAGTTTTAagaatttaaatcatttaatgaTATAAACAACTATTTCGAATATGTCGGTTAATGTTAGGTGAGTTTCAAGATATAGCTAAACCTTTGTAAAATTAGAATGAAGAAAAAAACATGCTTTATCCGCCTAAACTATTTGAGGTAAAATGGTAAATATGCTGCATAGGTATCTGCACTGTCCCGAGATTATAGTTTGCCCTGTATATCATTTGATTCCAgttaaatttaaataactaaaaGATGTTTACTGAGGCATCCTAATAAAAAGAAACCCTTAATAGAATAACCGAAGGAGTGACCTGGATTAACTTGAATATGAATGTCACGAGAAGCTCAAACTGCTAATGCCTCTTTAAAAACTAAGAATTTGGGCTTTGGCAGATCTGGCATACTATTTGGACCAAGAAATTTGTAATCATTATGAATGTTCATGTAATCTTTATAAAGAGAAGCAATTTTGGCCGCAGATGCTTAGTGAATGCAGCACTCTTGGTCACCAGGTGTCTTGGAGTTCGACTTCACTTCATCCTTTTTAAAATTGTCATTGGTGAACTGATGAACTTGATCTTTTGGTTTTATATAAGTTATGTTTAGTCTGCCCTGTATGTTCCAGAACGTAGTATTTCCTTTCTTTCTTCACATTACTTCCCGCTGATGTTTCCTTCCGAGTTTGCAATCAATTTGTACCGGTAGGATTCTGGCCTAATCCCTCCCCACTTCTCAGGTGTTCATACCAAAAAAAGAAGGGTATGACTGGATTGGACATCCCTAATCTCCAAATTTGTGGAGTATTTGAGTTACTTGCTAATGTATCTTGTTAAAAAACCAATGACACCAAGTAGTAGTAGTTGTACATATGCGAGCTATCGTAGGATTGATACTCTTTTTGTTAGCTTTATGTAATTGCAAATAATTTCCTTTGCAGGATAAACCTTCTGGTTTTAAAAACTGTTTTCATTTCACTGATTGTACCTTCTGCAATTTATTTGAGCATGCTTGCTTCAAGTAGCCCTAATTTTCTGCTcacattttcttctttttttctcaaCATTCTACACGTGTTTCTTTTATTCTCTGTAGCTTGATTTGCAGTTATATTAGCTCGGCAATTTTGTACATTTCAATTCATTCATGCAGTGTTTCCTGCATTAGGATAATATGCGGGTGTTGCTTAGCGTTGCTTCTGAACTACCAGATCATGAACCACTTCTACAAAAGCATTTTTTCGCTGCGGTTTCTGCTGCTTGGAGGTTATCACGCCCCAGCCTTAAGAAAGGCTCTTTATCTACTCAAAATGGCTTTTATTCTTCTCCACAGTTCGGTACTACGTTCAACCATCAGAATCCCTTGAGGAAATCATCAGAAATGCTGgaattcacaaatttatatcAGTGTGGGGTCTTAGTTGCAGCCGTGCTAGATGGTGACTGCAGTCATCAAACTAATGAACGATCAACAATTGTCAACCAAAGCAATAAGCTTTTGGCTGCAAAAGAGCGATTGGATATTACTCTTGCACTTCAAGGAGAGAGGGATGGAATAACTCCCCTTCCCTCTATtgttgatctttcaattcttggCCCAGACCCTCCCCCATCCTTGAAGATGCTTGCTAGTGAAAATGGTAATTTCAAATCTTCCTGGAGCCTGGTTGAAAACCAATTCAGGTATGACCTccttcatatttaattttagatttGTGCAATCTTTTATGGAAATTGGTCAGGATAAATTCAAATAAGTCAACCTCTTGTCAAGTCATCATTGTCTCGTATATGAATAATTGATCCTTTGTTTAGGCTGACTATCTTGCACCTCCATCCTACCACTTCAACTCCACCTTAAAACCCTTTCTACTTATGTTTGTGGCCAAGATTTTGTATGTTCTTTACGAGGAGGATTATAAAATTGGGAGATATACGGTCTATTTGCTTCACAAATAGTTTTGATCTGCCATCAGATTTCCACTTGTAAATACTCATGTTACTCCTATTAGCATTACTGCATGTTGCTATTTTCATATTTGCAGAAATCTCCTGTCCCATCGTGTTGAAGGGTTATTTGGTGAGGATTTGCTAGAATTTACCATTGGTGACTCTGGGTTTTGGACTCCACAACGTCTTGGGAGACAAAAGCTCCTTGTTTCTGAGTCGGTC of the Primulina huaijiensis isolate GDHJ02 chromosome 1, ASM1229523v2, whole genome shotgun sequence genome contains:
- the LOC140983584 gene encoding protein PHOTOPERIOD-INDEPENDENT EARLY FLOWERING 1-like isoform X3 — its product is MIWLSKDFESERKWKLAQAKKVAMKASKGILDQATRGEKRVKEEEQRLRKVALNISKDVKKFWIKIEKLVAYKHQLELDEKKKKALDKQLEFLLGQTERYSTMLAENLVNSPTPCKPPHLCTVREKPDIPWKGDDIDRTKSESDAGSQSNAPGLDEDYDVLSEDESVDDEHTIEEDEALITNEEREEELAALRSEIDMPLEEILKRYIAQEASQEKSPDKIDNAPGATDMSNFNSKEDMECDAELERTGSPVRHGCRCVKSNGVLSTSENHYSDVETYKRRNSLKKLLKSEKKPLLQNFNDDHDDHDFVLSSGEEKENDMDDETTLLEEEELANAESDNTGNEIALLHKESEVPVEELIARYKKGCNSGEDAGVDSDEDVGVDSDEDAGVDSESSHVFGSEEFLDSSAHGCSELKQTGDESTSLEREICPRLQDDEAELMGKSGEDIQSEDIIADAAAAARSAQPTGNTFSTTKVRTKFPFLVKYPLREYQHIGLDWLVTMYEKRLNGILADEMGLGKTIMTIALLAHLACEKGIWGPHLIVVPTSVMLNWETEFLKWCPAFKILTYFGSAKERRIKRQGWMKPNYFHVCITTYRLVIQDSKVFKRKKWKYLILDEAHLIKNWKSQRWQTLLNFNSKRRILLTGTPLQNDLMELWSLMHFLMPHIFQSHQEFKDWFSNPISGMVEGQEKVNKEVVDRLHNVLRPFILRRLKRDVEKQLPMKHEHVISCRLSRRQRNLYEDFIASSETQATLSSANFFGMISIIMQLRKVCNHPDLFEGRPIISSFDMSGIDMQLSSSVCSILATFAWSHVDLRGLGFVFTHLDFIMTSWEGEEIQAIATPSSLIELRANILEGTSSLANHKKKLTATNIFMEIQKALLNERLRELNERAASVAWWNALRCKKKPIYATDLRELVTVKHPVRDIHSQKYNPFSCLYSSRVADMVLSPAERFTKMVDQIESFMFAIPAARAPPPICWCSNGGSTVFIKQNYRDKCSEGLFPLLTPFRPAIVRRQVYFPDRRLIQFDCGKLQELAALLRKLKSEGHRALIFTQMTKMLDILEAFINLYGYTYMRLDGSTPPEERQTLMQRFNTNTKIFLFILSTRSGGVGINLVGADTVIFYDSDWNPAMDQQAQDRCHRIGQTREVHIYRLISESTIEENILKKANQKRALDNLVIQGGSYNTEFFKKLDPMELFSGNQTIPIEDAQTDKTVNNGGEINLSSADLEAALKNVEDEADYMALKKVEEEEAVDNQEFTEETIGKLEDDELVNENYIKPDDTAEHAEFNTKSDEGFIIRSHPLEERPLVLTGEEDDVDMLGDVKQMAAAAAAAGQAILSFEDQLRPIDRYAVRFLELWDPIIDKAAVESHIQIEETEWELERIEKLKDDMEAEIDDDEEPLVYERWDTDFATEVYRQQVEALAQHQLMEDLKREAKEKDALEYRISDSFRNDVAPKPKSKKNNKKAKFKSLKKGALVSKPVSVKAESSTEPMPIDDYLIYDEMITSSDALSPSSTREKKRKPASDDDELMSKKKPKKEDMLLYSKSSNKYYNNHKDLKILDNCAVDLETKQLSRGKTRGKLSISVMPLKRVFIIKSEKLKKGNIWSKDFPSPDLWSTREDAVLCAAVHEYGPNWNLACEILYGMTAGGSYRGRFRHPVHCCERFRELIQRYVLSVGDATNTDKAVSIGCGKALLRVTEDNMRVLLSVASELPDHEPLLQKHFFAAVSAAWRLSRPSLKKGSLSTQNGFYSSPQFGTTFNHQNPLRKSSEMLEFTNLYQCGVLVAAVLDGDCSHQTNERSTIVNQSNKLLAAKERLDITLALQGERDGITPLPSIVDLSILGPDPPPSLKMLASENGNFKSSWSLVENQFRNLLSHRVEGLFGEDLLEFTIGDSGFWTPQRLGRQKLLVSESVKPSKSKLKSTGIESADLHCLAANQVFQPLPLTVSDSSTNFDELPSCFHDDGGLECDNKYLLGTASEIASLGCTLGIDSLQIWPDLISELDDWSILPEFTDIG
- the LOC140983584 gene encoding protein PHOTOPERIOD-INDEPENDENT EARLY FLOWERING 1-like isoform X4, with the translated sequence MILIEQNLNQMLSNAPGLDEDYDVLSEDESVDDEHTIEEDEALITNEEREEELAALRSEIDMPLEEILKRYIAQEASQEKSPDKIDNAPGATDMSNFNSKEDMECDAELERTGSPVRHGCRCVKSNGVLSTSENHYSDVETYKRRNSLKKLLKSEKKPLLQNFNDDHDDHDFVLSSGEEKENDMDDETTLLEEEELANAESDNTGNEIALLHKESEVPVEELIARYKKGCNSGEDAGVDSDEDVGVDSDEDAGVDSESSHVFGSEEFLDSSAHGCSELKQTGDESTSLEREICPRLQDDEAELMGKSGEDIQSEDIIADAAAAARSAQPTGNTFSTTKVRTKFPFLVKYPLREYQHIGLDWLVTMYEKRLNGILADEMGLGKTIMTIALLAHLACEKGIWGPHLIVVPTSVMLNWETEFLKWCPAFKILTYFGSAKERRIKRQGWMKPNYFHVCITTYRLVIQDSKVFKRKKWKYLILDEAHLIKNWKSQRWQTLLNFNSKRRILLTGTPLQNDLMELWSLMHFLMPHIFQSHQEFKDWFSNPISGMVEGQEKVNKEVVDRLHNVLRPFILRRLKRDVEKQLPMKHEHVISCRLSRRQRNLYEDFIASSETQATLSSANFFGMISIIMQLRKVCNHPDLFEGRPIISSFDMSGIDMQLSSSVCSILATFAWSHVDLRGLGFVFTHLDFIMTSWEGEEIQAIATPSSLIELRANILEGTSSLANHKKKLTATNIFMEIQKALLNERLRELNERAASVAWWNALRCKKKPIYATDLRELVTVKHPVRDIHSQKYNPFSCLYSSRVADMVLSPAERFTKMVDQIESFMFAIPAARAPPPICWCSNGGSTVFIKQNYRDKCSEGLFPLLTPFRPAIVRRQVYFPDRRLIQFDCGKLQELAALLRKLKSEGHRALIFTQMTKMLDILEAFINLYGYTYMRLDGSTPPEERQTLMQRFNTNTKIFLFILSTRSGGVGINLVGADTVIFYDSDWNPAMDQQAQDRCHRIGQTREVHIYRLISESTIEENILKKANQKRALDNLVIQGGSYNTEFFKKLDPMELFSGNQTIPIEDAQTDKTVNNGGEINLSSADLEAALKNVEDEADYMALKKVEEEEAVDNQEFTEETIGKLEDDELVNENYIKPDDTAEHAEFNTKSDEGFIIRSHPLEERPLVLTGEEDDVDMLGDVKQMAAAAAAAGQAILSFEDQLRPIDRYAVRFLELWDPIIDKAAVESHIQIEETEWELERIEKLKDDMEAEIDDDEEPLVYERWDTDFATEVYRQQVEALAQHQLMEDLKREAKEKDALEYRISDSFRNDVAPKPKSKKNNKKAKFKSLKKGALVSKPVSVKAESSTEPMPIDDYLIYDEMITSSDALSPSSTREKKRKPASDDDELMSKKKPKKEDMLLYSKSSNKYYNNHKDLKILDNCAVDLETKQLSRGKTRGKLSISVMPLKRVFIIKSEKLKKGNIWSKDFPSPDLWSTREDAVLCAAVHEYGPNWNLACEILYGMTAGGSYRGRFRHPVHCCERFRELIQRYVLSVGDATNTDKAVSIGCGKALLRVTEDNMRVLLSVASELPDHEPLLQKHFFAAVSAAWRLSRPSLKKGSLSTQNGFYSSPQFGTTFNHQNPLRKSSEMLEFTNLYQCGVLVAAVLDGDCSHQTNERSTIVNQSNKLLAAKERLDITLALQGERDGITPLPSIVDLSILGPDPPPSLKMLASENGNFKSSWSLVENQFRNLLSHRVEGLFGEDLLEFTIGDSGFWTPQRLGRQKLLVSESVKPSKSKLKSTGIESADLHCLAANQVFQPLPLTVSDSSTNFDELPSCFHDDGGLECDNKYLLGTASEIASLGCTLGIDSLQIWPDLISELDDWSILPEFTDIG